One Triticum dicoccoides isolate Atlit2015 ecotype Zavitan chromosome 3B, WEW_v2.0, whole genome shotgun sequence genomic window, ATGTACAGCGTACTTATCTGAATTATGTACTTAAGCTTTCTCTGCCCCTTGACTTTCAATGCTTGCACCAGTCATCACTCTTCAATGCGTCTTTGATAATCTTCATGTAGAGTTATGTCGTTCCACCTTTAGTGTACTTAATTAATGACTTTGAGGCTGCGAGTTACGATTTCCTTCCTTTACTCTTTGAAGACGTTCACGCTGTTTATGGATATTATTTGATCAACTATTGTTTCAGTACGTTGAGAATCTTGTCACGTTTCATTACTCTTGCTCCTCTACAGAATCTTGGTCAGTTTAAAGTGCACTCTGGAGGGCTCGCATGGAAGAGACAAGGTGGAGGAAAGACAATTGAGATCGATAAAGCTGATTTAACTTCTGTGACATGGATGAAAGTCCCCAGGGCATATCAGCTTGGAGTCAGAATCAAAGATGGCCTGTCCTACACATTTATTGGCTTCCGCGAACAGGTTATTAATTGCCGTATCACTCTTTCCCCCTTTTTTAATAATTGAGTAATGACATGCTAGATCTGATGTGAAGAGGCTGCTTGAAACGTGATAAATGTTTGCGGTATGATCTATGACTATCTGAGCACAATATTAGGAATTGTTTTAGCAGAAATTTTTGATCCTGATGCTCACTACTTTGGTAAACCTACAAGATTAAAAGTAGAACTAACATTTGTAGCACCATCAACACTCATGAAGACATGGATTTTCCCTTCTTGATTTGCTGTATTGCAGTCATGTTATTGTAACATACATTGTATATGTTTGTATGGCTGAAAATTatgttcatgatgaacattttggttTTCCCAAACCAGGTATATGTAACATTAGTAATTTATATTCTGCTATTTGATATGTTTATTGTATGAACTCGCCATATGTTTCTTACCAGACCTGCGGTTGAGACATCCTAGTTTGTATGTGTGATCTGTATTTGAATCAGGATGAAGTTGCAAACTGGTTGCTATGTTCCTTTGTATCATATATGGTGTAACTGAATTTGTCTCGCAGAATTGATTACCTTCTGCGTGAAGGATACATTATGTGTATGTGAACCTTCAGGAAATATTGAAGGAACAGTTTACGCAATAGCACTTGTGTAATCTATGCAAGATGCTGTCTTAATCATGCTATCACCATGAAAAGTGTCTGGATACTCTATTGTGATGTATCTCACTCAATGGGAGCCTTCCAGTTTTTCACTACTATTCTATAGTGGATTCGCACGTTGTTATTGTTCTCTGGTGGAATTACCATTAGATGCGTCTCAACATTAGACTGACCATCCATTGCCTTAGACAAgcgggattccccccccccccgcgcgcgAATATTGGCAGTCAACTCTATGAGTATGAACTTGCTAGCAACAATGAGTGCTGAGGTCAGTGTATTCTGCTGATGCAATGTTCATCATGAACTTCCTTTCATAGGATGTAAGCAGCCTGATCAATTTCATGCAAAAGAATTTGGGCATCTCACCAGATGAAAAGCAGTTATCTGTTGGTGGTCACAACTGGGGAGGGATTGGCATAGTTGGTAAGCTCCTTGACCTTTAATTTCTGTAAATAATATTCAGTTTTAATTATATTTTGAGCCACACTTTCTATTATAGGAAGCATGCTTACCTTTATGGTTGAATCGAAGCAAGCATTTGAAGTTTCTCTAGCAGACGTCTCACAGACCCAGATGCAAGGCAAAACAGATGTTCTCTTGGAGTTCCATGTTGATGATACTACTGGTGCTAATGAGGTTTGTAGCGTATCCACTCACTCTTTCTATCGTTTGTTGTTTATGGTATTAGTTAGCACTTATTCCTCATGCGCAAGTTGGAATTTGATTTTGAATTATAATCTCCTGTGGTTGTAGAAAGATTCGCTCATGGATATGAGTTTTCATGTACCCACGTCAAATACTCAATTTCCTGGAAACGAGAATCGTACTTCGGCTCAGGTGACGCGATATGCAACATGAAGCACATTGAAATGTGAAATGCTGACTATTGGAATCTTCTTATTTTGATTTTCCTTTTTGTAGATACTGTGGGAGGCAATACTTGCTAGGGCTGATAATGGttccggctcttctggagaggcAGTTGTCACCTTTGAAGGAATAGCTATTCTTACACCAAGGTGGGATATATGGATAATTGATCATATTGGAAACTCAAGCTGACCTCTTTATGATTATCTTCTCCATGCTTACCTCCCAAAACTAACAGATCTTTGGCAATGCAGAGGACGATACGCCGTTgagcttcatcttccatttctgcgCCTTCAAGGACAAGCTAATGATTTTAAAATCCAATATAGCAGCATTCTTCGCCTCTTTGTTTTGCCAAAGGTTATGTTTGTTCTCTATTTTATGGCGTGCACAGCTTTGATGTTGTTCATATTGTTGATGCTAGACATGAAAATACTTGTCTCGTGCGATTGTGATTTGCAGTCAAATAACCCTCATACAGTTGTGGTTGTCACTCTTGATCCGCCAATCCGTAAAGGACAAACACTATATCCTCACATTGTCATTCAGGTGATGTGCTGCAAATTTTATTTGTGATGTTTGGATGTTATGTTTTGGTTACTTGATTGTTTGACTGTTTCTCTTATTCTCTGACAGTTTGAGACGGACACAGtagttcaaaaaaatatgaaattaagcagagagttgcttgatgaaaaatACAAGGATAGGCTAGTGGAATCTTATCAGGTGAAAGTTTTGTTACTTTGATAAAATATACTCTTTTGCTTTTTTTGTTCAGTTAAAATGGAATCGCTAATCTGTCTTCTAAGATGAAATCATAAACTATGCATGAGAACTGCTCATGGCAAGTATGTTGTTTTAGTACTAAAAACTCCACCTAGATGTATGCTGAGATAGAAAGAGCTGCTTCAATAATCCGACCTTGAATTGGATTTAAAGCTGAGGCTTAAATTAGTCCAAGCAGGCAACTCTTTTGTTTCGAAAAGAATGTCATTTGAATAACAAATTATATATAAAATTAACACTACATGGTTTTCGGACAGATCATATGGTCATATCTTCCTAATGGTGCTCCCACCAACTACCAAGTTAGATGTAGAGACAAATTTGGTGGGCATGGATGTCACACAATATTAGGTCTCAGTGGGAGGGTTATTTGCACATAATTGCATTACTTTCAATTCAACCTGTACATTTTATAGAAGGTTCTGTTATAGAGTGATGTttgattttcaaaactaatttgcaGCTCTTACTTAACATATTCTCCTTTATTAGCAGTTATGACATATTCTCCTTTATTAGTAGTTATGTTGTTCTGTTAATTACCTGTCATGACAAATTAACTTACACGGAGTGTTCAATCTATCCATAGGGTCTAGTACATGAGGTATTCGTCAAAGTCCTCCGCGGCCTTTCTGGTGCTAAAGTCACAAGGCCGGGTTCTTTCAGAAATTACAAAAATGGATATGCAGTTAAATCATCACTCAAAGCTGAAGATGGACTGTTGTATCCACTTGAAAAGGGTTTCTTCTTTCTGCCAAAGCCCCCTACACTCATTTTAGATGAAGAGGTGTTACTTTTTCCATAAACTATAAACTAATTTTCATCCATTCATGCATTACTGAAACAGTGTATCATAGTCCAACCATTGGAATTGTAATCACAATGCCCATTTACTACTATACTATTTAATGTAGATTGAGTTTGTTGAATTTGAACGGCATGGTGCTGGTGGCGCCAGTATGTCATCTCAGTATTTTGACCTCCTGGTCAAGCTAAAAAATGACCAAGAGCATCTCTTCAGAAATATTCAGAGGAGTGAATACCGTAACCTCTTCAACTTTATCAAGTACGTGCCTTTCTGTTGGCTTCATCACCCCTCTTGCTAAATTTATACATAAGACTTATGGGTGTTTTTCACTTTCTTCTGGTAAATTTCAAGTGGAAAGGGCTTGAAACTAATGAACCTTGGAGATGGTCAAGGTACAAGTGGTGTCACAGATGTTCTACAGGACACTGATGATGTTGCTCCTGATCCACATCTAGAGAGAATAAAAAATCAGGCCGAGAGTAGTGAGGACAGTGATGAAGAGGTACATTGCCTTTTGTTGGCGTTTTTCCTTGATGCTGACTTGTGAATCTTATTACTAAGCCATTGTATATACTTGTTCTTTACCATTTCATGCCAGGATGAAGATTTTGTTCTGCATAAGGATGATGGTGGATCTCCTACTGATGATTCTGGTGGCGAGGAATCAGATGCTAGTAAAAGTGGTGGTGAAAAACAGGTTGTTAGATTTCTTATTTTCTGTAGCAAGTCTGAAGTGTGAAGTCAACTCTGCTAATGATCTCTtggtttatttatttttcctaatcTCCAGAAGTCATCCAAAAAGGAAGCCCGTAGTTCAAAGCCACCTGTGAAAAGGAAGCCTAAGGGCAAGGATGGCGAAGGTTCAGGGAAAAGGAAGCCTAAGGGCATGGATGGCGAAGGTTCAGAGAAGAGGAaaccaaagaagaagaaagatcccAACGCCCCCAAAAGACCAATGATGCCATTCATGTATTTCTCAATGGCTGAGCGGGCAGTAAGTTACTATGACCAGTTATCCGATACATAGCTGCTAACTAGCTACTATAGTacaccctccgtctcaaaataagtgactcaactttgtactgagttgagtcacttattttgggacggagggagtaattcttaAATGAATGAGTATACCTGAATGATGCTAGAGTTATTTCGCGTAAAGAATCCTGAATTCCATTCTCGGGATCGGAGATTCTTTTTGTAGTAATTCGGTAGCACAGAAGACTGCATATCATTGATCATGAATTTTCGAAGTATTGAAGAAAAGAGGTTGTCCTTCAGTGACATAGAAGAAGTAAAGCTTATTGTCAGAATAAATTATGGCACTAGGGGAGGGGATGACAAATGAGCCATGTACATGAAGAGTTTAATGTCTAACTGCATTTTCTCAGTTATATGAGGCAGTATATATAGCTTCCTCCTCCTTTTTGGTTAAGCATTATTCCTTGGTGGGTAACTGAATTCTTTCTGGAGCATATACACCTGCTAGTATGAGATCTTGAACAAAGGCTTATCTGCTGTTTCCTTGGCGCAGGGTGTGAAGGATAGCAATCCAGATTTGGCTCCAACCGATATTGCAAAGAAGCTTGGAGAGATTTGGCAAAAGATGTCAAGTAATATTCTAAACTACTCCTACTATTCTCCGTTATGTGCCCTAATGCATTTTCCTCCCGCACGTGTAACATATCAGTTGCGTTCACAAACACAAGAAAATCCTCGTGCTCATGATTTCCTTGCTCTCCCTGTCATGAGCAGCCGAAGACAAGCAACCTTACATTCTGCAGTCTCAAGCCGACAAGAAGCGGTACGAGAAGGAATCTGCTGCCTACCGCGCTGCTGCCCCAGTGGACGTGGACGCCGGGTCCGGCAATGCCTCTGACTAGAAGACTCTCACACTTGTGCACTCAGCAGTCGACACAATCGAGGAATCTGTAAATCACTGTAGGGCAGTTTGAACAAGAAGAACGAGCATCTGTAGATCGCCATAGTGCAGTTTGAACAAGAACAGACATGCTAACATGAACCTGCATACCGTGAAGGGGCTACTTCTTTCTtttgagaggaagagggaggctCTACTTATGGGTCTTCGTGAACGCGTTTTTTTTTTTTAGACAAAGTGAACGCGTTCGGTGATAACCTACCTTTGGTCATGGGCTCGGGGATCTTGTCCACTCGTTGGGTAAACCTTGGGCCATGTATTATACTCCGTAGAATGAAATGAAATAAAACAAATATGGCATTGGTCAAGCGTCAGGTTGCAAGTGGGACGGGTTGCGGTCGTCCCGCATCCTGCATTCTAAATCGTGAGGCTCTCGCGTCGCTCCCGCGGGCGGCTCGggagcaaaccctagccgccgccagcagCAACCCACCCACCATCctctcctcccctcgccgccgccggcagcggtcgccgggcaaagcccgcgcggctcggcggcggcggggccccttTCCCCTTCCGTCCAGAGGTGGCTGGCGCGGGCCGGTGGCCTCGGCGGGAGCCTGAGCTGCTGCGCGCGCTCGGGCGGCGCGGCTGGCCGTCGGGGCGGCGCACGGAGGTGCGGGCGCGGACCCGGTGGCGGGGCGCGTAGGTGGAGGCGCGGGCNNNNNNNNNNNNNNNNNNNNNNNNNNNNNNNNNNNNNNNNNNNNNNNNNNNNNNNNNNNNNNNNNNNNNNNNNNNNNNNNNNNNNNNNNNNNNNNNNNNNNNNNNNNNNNNNNNNNNNNNNNNNNNNNNNNNNNNNNNNNNNNNNNNNNNNNNNNNNNNNNNNNNNNNNNNNNNNNNNNNNNNNNNNNNNNNNNNNNNNNNNNNNNNNNNNNNNNNNNNNNNNNNNNNNNNNNNNNNNNNNNNNNNNNNNNNNNNNNNNNNNNNNNNNNNNNNNNNNNNNNNNNNNNNNNNNNNNNNNNNNNNNNNNNNNNNNNNNNNNNNNNNNNNNNNNNNNNNNNNNNNNNNNNNNNNNNNNNNNNNNNNNNNNNNNNNNNNNNNNNNNNNNNNNNNNNNNNNNNNNNNNNNNNNNNNNNNNNNNNNNNNNNNNNNNNNNNNNNNNNNNNNNNNTGGTTGCCGGCGCAGATCTGGCAGGCGGCGACCGCGCGAGGATGCGCGCGACGAGGCGCGAGGAGGAGTGCGGCTGGGCGCGTTGTGCGTGGGTGCGGCGTGCTGGCCACCGGCTCAGATCTGGCATGCGGCGGCCGGTGGTCTTCGCTCGGCGGCCCAGCGGGCAGGTATGGATGCCACGGATCCGGCCTTGGCAGCACAAGATGGGCAGTTTCTCTGCCTCGTTTTGCTGCTATGGAGTCCATGGGGCCAGAAGGAGATGGTTGCTGGCCGGAGGTCCGTGGCTGGCGGTCCGGGAGGGGCACTGGCGGCTGCTGGTGGTGCTCGGTTGTCGCTTGTTGGAGCAGGGTGGCTCCGGCCGCGGATGGATGCGGGGTGCAGGACCCGATCTGGTCTCTGCAGGCCCGTCGATGAGGAGGTTTGCGGGTGGCCCGACACAGCAGTGGCGTGCTCGTTGTGTGGGGGGTGCGCGGTCCAATGGAGGTACGGGTCGACCTCGGCCTGCTGCGCGGGAGTGGCTGCACCGGGTGAAAGCCTGGCCGGTGCTGACcggccggcggcgacggcgcctgTGGGCGTCGctatcctccttggaggcgtcgtcggGAATCTTCACAGCCTTCACTCCCGGATCAAGTCCTTCGGGTGAAAGCCCAGATCCTGCTTCAGGGTCGGGCGGTGGCGTCGTCTTCAACGTCGCTCCCCTCTTTAGGGCGCCGTCTTGAAGAATTTGATCCCTTTGGTGCTTCCTACGACTGGACGTGCACGGTGGCTTCGGTGGCAACGATGACGGTGGTGAGCAACGTCGGAGGCGCGGCTTTGGTCgtggtagtcggctcttctccggcgTGTCCGTGGGAATGCCTCGACTGCCTGGTGCTGTGAAGTCGAAGCCGCGGTGGGGGGCCGCTGGTATACGATGACGCGGGTTAGGTGGCTCGTTCGGTGATCCCCGTGACGCCAACCTTGCCTCGTTTCTTTGTGGTTCATCGTCAGAGTCGGAGCTGCGTTGTCTAATGTGGATTGTTTGGAGTGTTCTGTTGCAGCCATTAgggctgtttttctttttcttttgatcttCGGATCTTCTGGTCCTAGGACCTTCACCACCTTGTTGTTTTCCATTGCTTTCTGCTATTATCAATGAATGCCAGCgatgctggatctttcaaaaaaaaaataaaacaaatatccCAAAAACATATGCAACTGCCGAAAAGTAAAATGAAACTACCCAAATGTTATCGATCTCATGTTTGCTAGGCCCGTTTTCCGCACGATGTTCTCCAGACAGTCGGATGACGGGCATGAATCATGACGTAGGGCTCGTCGCCATGTCACCTTTTGGAAGCCGTTTGCTCCCTATACGAACCACATGAACGTGTGTCTAATACCAGCCACCCCTCACCCTGATCGTTTCCTCTCGTTCCCCTATCCATTCCCCGAGAGAGAGCAGTGAGAAGTAGAGCCAATCATGGCGGTAATATTGTCACATCCCTAAAAtatttgtttgtaaatagttgcatttaGAAGCATCCATGCACTGTGTTTAAATTTCAATTAAATTTGAAATTGGGATGATCAAAGCCTAGCAGATAATTAATTCAACTGGGTTCAAATCAAATctattcaatgaacccaaaatgcccttaaaaatgttcacgatttatGGAACAATGTGAAAATATCtaaaaaaatggtgcacatttttccagGACATAATTGGGCTATGAATTAACCCACTAAGTATAAATGACTACAAATAATTTTATAGTTTCAATAATTCTGAATCTTTTTATGTGGCACTGGTTTAATCCATTGAGctcacataataattttcagaagcaACTAGATTGATTTGGTTtgaacacacacaaacacacacacacacacacacacacacacacgtgcgcgcgcgcgcgcgcagagTTACCTAGCAGCCCAACAGCCAGCCCAACCCACCAGGAGCAAGGGCGTCTTCGACCTCGTGCTAGAAGGCACGAAGGCGTGTGTCCTTCCCTAAAaaaacgagggcgtgtgcccgacacgCGCACGCACGCGCTTGACACCCCCTGATTCCCCAGAGGCGCCTCAACCCTTCTCTTCTGACCAGCGTGACGCCCAGAAACCCCCGGGATTCCCCACCCCCTCTCAGCACACTCTCTTTCCTCCTTGAAGCTCGCCCGAGAGAGCCggagcgtgatacgtctccaacgtatttataatttattaagtattcatgttgttatattatcattcttggatgttttacaatcattttatagcaactttataccatttttgggactaacctattgacccagtgcccaatgccacttgctgttatttgcttgttttttacatcgcaggaaatcaatatcaaacggggtctagacatcgcgaaactttttgtggattttttatgNNNNNNNNNNNNNNNNNNNNNNNNNNNNNNNNNNNNNNNNNNNNNNNNNNNNNNNNNNNNNNNNNNNNNNNNNNNNNNNNNNNNNNNNNNNNNNNNNNNNNNNNNNNNNNNNNNNNNNNNNNNNNNNNNNNNNNNNNNNNNNNNNNNNNNNNNNNNNNNNNNNNNNNNNNNNNNNNNNNNNNNNNNNNNNNNNNNNNNNNNNNNNNNNNNNNNNNNNNNNNNNNNNNNNNNNNNNNNNNNNNNNNNNNNNNNNNNNNNNNNNNNNNNNNNNNNNNNNNNNNNNNNNNNNNNNNNNNNNNNNNNNNNNNNNNNNNNNNNNNNNNNNNNNNNNNNNNNNNNNNNNNNNNNNNNNNNNNNNNNNNGaccacttgaccaaataaaaacttaaccttttcccaattttagttcttggcagattttagcaacttagcacaagtcaagcaatctcaacacaattcaagcaatcattcaaagagtatatgagcagcggaaagtaaagcatgtaacttgcaagaaagtaaatgggaggagtttggagggagcaaacacaatgttgacacggagatttttggcgtggttccgataggtggtgctatcgtacatccacgttgatggagacttcaacccaagaagggtaacggttgcgcgagcccacagagggctccacccacaaagggtccacaaagaagcaaccttgtctatcccaccatggccatcgcccacgaaggacttgcctcactagggtagatcttcatgaagtaggcaatctccttgcccttacaaactccttggttcaactccacaatcttgacggaggctcccaagtgacacctaaccaatctaggagacaccactctccaaaaggtaagtgttgatgatgaactccttgctcttgtattTCAAATggcagtctccccaacactcaactctctctcacagatttggctatggtggaaagatgatttgagtggaaagcaacttgggaaggctagagatcaagattcttgtggttggattggaatatcttggtctcaacacatgagtaggtggttctctctcagaaaatgaatgctggaagtgtaggcatgttctgatggctctctccacgaatgaagagtgggtggaggggtatatatagcctccacataaaatctaaccgttacacatagattcccaaactcggtgagaccgaatggtaaaactcAGTCAGACcaattcaggtcaaaatatgaatgttaggcttttcggcgGGACAGATgcagtcatctcggtgggaccgatatgctagggttagggcataacctaatcttggtgtgaccgattacatgaactcggtgggaccaatttctataataggcacatagagagttggtcaggcaaactcggtgggaccaatttgctcactTCGGTGGGACCGGAGTGTTCTGAAAGGGAAACCGTGAATTTGCATTGcagactcagtgggaccgattcgctcatttcggtgggaccaaaatgttacaaaaaggaaacagtgagtttgcaatcccatctcggtgagaccgatatccctatcggtgaaatcgaagtgactagggtttgtggcagtggctatgtcaaatgaaactcggtggcgctggatagatcaaatcggtggggccgagtttgacttctaggtttaggacatatgtggaaatgagaaagtggttgagggttttggagcatatcactaagcattttgagtaaGTAagacattaagcaacacatcatcccctattaatagtattggctttcctattgactcaatgtgatcttggatcacttaaatgaaaaatgtagagtcttgagcttgttgccaatatgtgtccttagcattttgaggggtccacatctctagtccatgccatgccaatcattgaactttctgaaatgatcatcttgaaagagcattagttcaatgagctatatgttgttaaggattaccaaaaccacccagggattagttgcactttcaatctccccctttttggtaattgatgacaacatatagatcaaagcttggacaaatgataataagaatgaagtacattgtctctttgagaagtatgtgataagcaagagctccccctaaatttgtgcattatttaaaatttgcttttgaatgcaaatgcacaattaaATAGGATcacgggttactcttccatgtcacatacatcttggcggagcactcaaaatgataaaaaGTAGGAACaaacactcatcaccaaggcacagtgaatgatcatacataagagatagataatgtcatcattcaagcacaagcattaagcatgacatgatcaaacacatgaccatacagATTATCTCACACATAAacataaagtatctcaaccaagcaagAAAAGCAAATGAGTAgcaaaagaagcaaagctctctctctccgaagcctatgatctatacactttctccccctttggcaacaagttaccaaaaagcttgaaaatgcatagtgctatgcgactctctaggcttgatctccaGGAGGAggtgttgagaggactccaaggacaAAAGCATCAGTGGAAgttgatggagctggaggagttgccactggaggggcaactgGAGCCGTGGCCGCAGGTGCTGAAGCTATTGCTCTTGTGTCTGGCACTGGCACTACTGTAGACctctgtgccctaggcactctGTGAAACACCTGTGTAGTTGCTTTTCCCTTCCTCTCTTCCGCTTCTTCCCAGAGCTCTTCAATTGCTGTCTGAATTTcagtcaccttcaagtcaagatcatagaatttggtttcaatgatcctctccaagctctcctggttctgagtcagggtggccagtcctttctcagtTCTGAAGGTTGCTTGAATAAGATATTCAAGCtgatcttgctttgacttgaggaacacttctgaagcttcttcagcacttggcatctttgctgccTTCTCAGCTTTAGCTTTCTGTCTCTTTTCTTAAGCCTCTAGGGATGTTGGATCTTCAGCAgtcatgacaacagtgttgtcttcaaagTCAGGCTTCAAATGCAGATGCTCTTTGTCCAACAAGTACACTCCCTtgggcatcttggagttgatcaacatTTGTATGTGTGGAACATACCCACATGACCTCTTCTGGTCAGCAACTgttctcttgattgtctctacaatcaaactcatgactttgaatttctatgGCAAATCAAACATCTGAAGCAGAttgatggaatggcctctgatTATCCTGTGATCTTCTGATTTAGGCGACAAGGTGTGCCTCAATATGGTGTTCATAGTGGCCAGACCAGACATCAAGTAGTACACTGACcctagcttgtgagtctccaaagctttgtcaggtatttccttgtacatgtttgccatggagttgtggtctttcttcttctcagcatagacatcaatgtcTTTCTCATGCTCCTTGGGTGCTTTGATGAGCTTTGCCCACTCATCCACAGTAGaccggtaccttgtaccttcagtcaTCCACACTATCTtttcatctggatagaaatgagttgagtaaaactgcataatgagctcatcattccatttggtcaacttttgacccacAAACTTGTCAACACCATTGAGCTTGAAGCTCTCATGAACTCCTGGAAAATGGTCTTCACTCTCATCAATATACTCCCAATCAACCCACTTCATGTCactgacaatgggcttcttgtcaagcagcactatttcataaaaatcttgttgttctttggtgtggaatcTATAGTCCACAACCGTCCTTCTCCTCACTGCATATGGATCAGCTTGTCACCACAATCTGAGACCTGCATCTTTCCTTTCTTTCATCTTCTCAACCAttggatgattgtcatcatggtctAGAATTTTTGGCTTGAGTTTCCTAAGCACTTGGGGTTCAACATCTTCTTCCTCAACTTCAggcaccggggccttgttcttctctgcagcaggGATGTTCCTAGTGCTTCTCTTAGGTGCTGTCTTGGAggcttgagctggagctttgggggctgtcttgggctttgaaggaacAGCccaagacttgatggcatcccccatca contains:
- the LOC119275127 gene encoding FACT complex subunit SSRP1-A-like, translated to MTDGHLFNNILLGGRTGTNLGQFKVHSGGLAWKRQGGGKTIEIDKADLTSVTWMKVPRAYQLGVRIKDGLSYTFIGFREQDVSSLINFMQKNLGISPDEKQLSVGGHNWGGIGIVGSMLTFMVESKQAFEVSLADVSQTQMQGKTDVLLEFHVDDTTGANEKDSLMDMSFHVPTSNTQFPGNENRTSAQILWEAILARADNGSGSSGEAVVTFEGIAILTPRGRYAVELHLPFLRLQGQANDFKIQYSSILRLFVLPKSNNPHTVVVVTLDPPIRKGQTLYPHIVIQFETDTVVQKNMKLSRELLDEKYKDRLVESYQGLVHEVFVKVLRGLSGAKVTRPGSFRNYKNGYAVKSSLKAEDGLLYPLEKGFFFLPKPPTLILDEEIEFVEFERHGAGGASMSSQYFDLLVKLKNDQEHLFRNIQRSEYRNLFNFINGKGLKLMNLGDGQGTSGVTDVLQDTDDVAPDPHLERIKNQAESSEDSDEEDEDFVLHKDDGGSPTDDSGGEESDASKSGGEKQKSSKKEARSSKPPVKRKPKGKDGEGSGKRKPKGMDGEGSEKRKPKKKKDPNAPKRPMMPFMYFSMAERAGVKDSNPDLAPTDIAKKLGEIWQKMSTEDKQPYILQSQADKKRYEKESAAYRAAAPVDVDAGSGNASD